In Lentibacillus amyloliquefaciens, one DNA window encodes the following:
- a CDS encoding alpha/beta hydrolase, whose translation MMRPGNVKIHVKKWEPQASMNIEPKAIVQIAHGMIEHIGRYHEFADFLVDHNILVYGNDHRGHGLTGEKQGQLGYLADENGFEKMTDDMVALTNQIKQDYPDTPLFLLGHSMGSFLARHYIQEHSHLIKGAILSGTGYYSWLSTTTAMKIAEALPPKEKSPLMNTLVFSAYNKRIQNKTTDFDWLTGDEKSVQSYMDDPYCGFIPTAGFFKDLMTGLSIIHNHKNNRHIRSDLPMLIISGAEDPVGNYTKGVWKTAEIYNKAGLDHVMTMLMDNGRHELLNEQNRDDIYQILLNWIAGLKRKNA comes from the coding sequence ATGATGCGTCCTGGAAACGTTAAAATTCATGTGAAAAAGTGGGAGCCTCAGGCCTCCATGAATATAGAGCCGAAAGCCATCGTTCAAATCGCTCATGGAATGATTGAACATATCGGACGCTATCATGAATTTGCTGACTTTTTAGTTGATCATAATATTTTGGTATATGGAAATGACCACAGGGGCCACGGGCTGACTGGAGAAAAACAAGGCCAGCTCGGTTATTTGGCAGATGAAAATGGGTTTGAAAAAATGACGGACGATATGGTTGCCCTTACAAACCAAATTAAACAAGATTATCCGGATACGCCATTATTTTTGCTGGGACATAGTATGGGATCTTTCCTGGCAAGACATTATATCCAGGAACATAGCCACTTGATTAAAGGTGCTATTTTATCAGGGACAGGCTATTACTCATGGCTCAGCACGACGACTGCAATGAAAATAGCTGAAGCATTGCCGCCAAAGGAAAAATCGCCACTCATGAATACACTTGTTTTTTCCGCCTATAACAAACGCATTCAAAATAAGACAACAGATTTTGACTGGCTGACTGGTGATGAAAAGAGCGTCCAATCTTACATGGATGACCCTTATTGCGGATTCATTCCGACTGCAGGGTTTTTCAAAGATTTAATGACAGGACTATCAATTATTCACAATCACAAAAATAACCGGCACATACGTTCAGATTTGCCGATGCTCATTATCAGCGGCGCAGAAGATCCTGTCGGCAACTATACAAAAGGCGTCTGGAAAACAGCTGAAATTTATAATAAAGCAGGGCTTGATCATGTGATGACCATGCTGATGGACAATGGCCGGCACGAATTATTAAATGAGCAAAATCGGGATGACATTTACCAAATACTATTGAACTGGATAGCAGGATTGAAAAGGAAGAATGCTTGA
- the secG gene encoding preprotein translocase subunit SecG: METVVHIALLINAIIMVVLILLQSGKSAGLSGAISGGAEQLFGKQKARGAELFLHRATIVTGVLFFALAFLSAYILQ, translated from the coding sequence ATGGAAACTGTCGTTCATATAGCATTATTGATTAATGCCATAATTATGGTTGTATTGATTTTATTGCAATCAGGAAAAAGCGCAGGGCTTTCCGGAGCGATTTCGGGCGGTGCTGAGCAGCTGTTCGGTAAACAAAAAGCACGCGGAGCAGAATTGTTTCTGCATCGGGCAACGATTGTTACCGGTGTTCTGTTCTTTGCCCTGGCATTTCTGAGTGCATATATTTTGCAGTAA
- a CDS encoding alpha/beta hydrolase produces MKIKLPEPFTFEAGPRAVLLLHGFTGHSADVRMLGRFLEKKGYTSHAPIYRGHGKEPEELVKASADEWWEDVTNAFNHLKELGYEEIAIAGLSLGGVLSLKLTYTETVKGVIPMCAPMFFDNEEELTKGYKFKAREFKQLEGKDKDTIQNEVQELVDNSQDMFADLADLINEVNQNIDTIYTPTFVVQARQDEMINTDSANYIYENVEADQKDIKWYEESGHVITMGKEKEQLFEDVYQFLESLDWSE; encoded by the coding sequence ATGAAAATCAAATTGCCGGAACCATTTACATTTGAAGCAGGACCGCGTGCGGTACTTTTGCTGCACGGGTTTACCGGGCATTCAGCAGATGTAAGAATGCTGGGGCGTTTTTTGGAGAAAAAAGGCTATACAAGCCACGCACCGATCTACCGTGGTCATGGAAAAGAGCCCGAGGAACTTGTGAAGGCAAGCGCAGATGAATGGTGGGAAGATGTGACGAATGCTTTCAATCATCTGAAAGAGCTCGGCTATGAGGAGATAGCGATTGCAGGTCTGTCTCTCGGCGGTGTACTGAGCCTGAAATTAACGTATACTGAAACGGTCAAAGGTGTTATCCCGATGTGTGCTCCAATGTTTTTTGACAATGAAGAGGAACTCACGAAAGGGTATAAATTTAAAGCACGTGAATTCAAACAGCTGGAAGGGAAAGATAAAGACACCATTCAAAATGAAGTCCAGGAACTTGTTGATAATTCCCAGGACATGTTTGCCGATCTGGCCGACTTAATAAATGAGGTCAACCAGAATATTGACACGATTTACACGCCGACATTCGTTGTTCAGGCACGTCAGGATGAAATGATTAACACCGACAGCGCCAACTATATTTATGAAAATGTCGAAGCAGATCAAAAGGATATCAAATGGTATGAAGAGTCCGGCCATGTGATTACAATGGGCAAGGAAAAAGAACAGCTTTTTGAGGATGTTTACCAATTTTTAGAGTCGCTTGACTGGAGTGAATGA
- the rnr gene encoding ribonuclease R: protein MYENMQERLRDYFNDHSEKPLAVNELEEALRLEDAVEFKELVKALNTLEESGELVRTRKNRFGLPEKMNLVRGRVQMHAKGFAFLIPDDEARADIYIHHSDLGSAMNNDKVMARIEKQNADGNRPEGTVIRILERATHQVVGTFEDNKSFGFVIADDKRIPNDIFIPKSMTGGAVSGHKVIAYITKYPEGRMSAEGEIVHILGHKNDPGIDIISIIHKHGIKVDFPEEVLNQAANTPDEIDPSEMENRRDLREEQIVTIDGADAKDLDDAISVKQLDNGNYKLGVYIADVSYYVEENSPIDQEAFERATSVYLVDRVIPMIPHRLSNGICSLNPQVDRLTLSCEMEINMKGEVVNHDIFQSVIKTNERMTYHDVNKILTEKDETLRERYEPLVPMFENMERLAQVLRQKRMDRGAIDFDFKEAEVLVDETGKPEDVVLRERSVGERLIEEFMLAANETVAEHFHWMDVPFIHRIHQDPDESKLQHFFEFIAGLGYVVKGTANEIHPSALQKVIEEVKGKPEEMIVSKLMLRSMQQAKYDPGSVGHFGLATDFYTHFTSPIRRYPDLTVHRLIRTYLIDKQLDSKTTEHWKERMPDIARHSSEMERTAVDAERETDDLKKAEFMQDKIGEEYTGVISSITNFGLFVELENTIEGLIHVSYLTDDYYHYDTRSQAMIGERTGNIYRIGEEIDVRVVKVNVEERVVDFELVKTKQPPKKNKNKKKIKAKKAKKEQ, encoded by the coding sequence ATGTACGAAAATATGCAGGAGCGTTTACGAGATTACTTTAATGATCATAGTGAGAAGCCACTGGCAGTGAATGAGCTGGAAGAAGCACTTAGGCTTGAAGATGCCGTTGAATTCAAAGAATTGGTGAAAGCCCTGAATACCCTTGAAGAGTCAGGTGAACTCGTTCGCACACGTAAAAACCGTTTCGGTCTGCCGGAGAAGATGAATCTTGTGCGCGGCCGTGTTCAGATGCATGCCAAAGGATTTGCCTTTTTGATCCCGGATGATGAGGCGCGCGCAGATATATATATCCATCACTCTGATTTGGGATCAGCTATGAATAACGATAAGGTTATGGCTCGGATTGAAAAGCAAAATGCTGATGGAAACAGACCTGAAGGAACGGTTATCCGTATTTTGGAACGTGCCACACATCAGGTTGTCGGCACGTTTGAGGATAATAAGTCATTCGGCTTTGTTATAGCCGATGATAAACGGATACCAAATGATATCTTTATTCCAAAAAGCATGACCGGCGGCGCAGTAAGCGGTCACAAGGTTATCGCATATATTACGAAATATCCGGAAGGCCGGATGAGTGCTGAAGGTGAAATTGTTCATATCCTCGGTCATAAAAATGATCCTGGTATTGATATCATTTCAATTATCCATAAACATGGGATCAAAGTCGATTTTCCGGAAGAGGTATTGAATCAGGCAGCCAACACACCTGATGAAATTGACCCATCTGAAATGGAAAACCGACGTGACTTGCGCGAGGAGCAAATTGTCACAATTGACGGTGCGGATGCTAAGGATTTGGACGATGCGATTTCCGTTAAACAATTAGACAACGGCAATTATAAACTTGGTGTTTATATTGCTGATGTGAGTTATTATGTGGAAGAAAATTCTCCTATTGATCAGGAAGCATTCGAGCGTGCAACCAGTGTATATCTGGTGGACCGGGTCATTCCTATGATTCCGCATCGATTATCAAATGGCATTTGCTCGTTGAATCCACAAGTGGACAGGCTGACGCTTAGTTGTGAAATGGAGATCAATATGAAAGGCGAAGTGGTGAACCACGACATTTTCCAAAGTGTGATTAAGACGAATGAACGGATGACCTATCATGATGTGAATAAAATCTTAACTGAGAAGGACGAGACACTGCGAGAACGATATGAGCCGTTAGTTCCAATGTTTGAAAATATGGAAAGACTAGCTCAGGTATTGCGTCAAAAACGCATGGATCGTGGTGCCATCGACTTTGATTTCAAGGAAGCCGAAGTACTTGTCGATGAGACTGGCAAACCGGAAGATGTTGTGTTAAGAGAACGGTCAGTTGGCGAACGGCTGATTGAGGAATTCATGTTGGCAGCAAACGAAACGGTTGCCGAGCATTTTCATTGGATGGACGTTCCGTTTATACACCGAATTCACCAGGATCCCGATGAAAGCAAACTCCAGCACTTTTTCGAATTCATTGCGGGACTTGGTTATGTGGTAAAAGGGACAGCAAATGAAATTCATCCATCAGCTCTGCAGAAAGTTATTGAAGAAGTGAAGGGTAAGCCGGAAGAAATGATTGTTTCCAAACTGATGCTGCGTTCAATGCAGCAGGCAAAATACGATCCCGGGAGTGTCGGTCACTTTGGACTGGCAACTGATTTCTATACGCATTTCACATCACCAATCCGCCGTTATCCCGATTTAACGGTGCACCGCTTGATTAGAACCTATCTGATCGATAAGCAATTGGATTCAAAGACAACCGAACACTGGAAAGAACGCATGCCGGATATCGCCCGACATTCATCGGAAATGGAACGGACAGCCGTTGATGCCGAGCGCGAGACCGATGACTTGAAAAAGGCAGAGTTTATGCAGGATAAAATCGGCGAAGAATATACCGGTGTCATCAGTTCGATCACCAATTTCGGCTTGTTTGTTGAGCTTGAAAATACAATTGAAGGTCTGATCCATGTCAGCTATCTGACGGATGATTATTATCATTATGATACACGAAGCCAGGCGATGATTGGCGAACGCACGGGCAATATATACCGAATCGGTGAAGAAATCGATGTGCGCGTTGTTAAAGTGAATGTTGAAGAACGTGTTGTTGATTTTGAGCTCGTCAAAACCAAACAGCCGCCAAAGAAAAATAAGAACAAGAAAAAGATAAAAGCAAAAAAAGCTAAAAAAGAACAGTGA